From Halobacillus sp. Marseille-Q1614, the proteins below share one genomic window:
- a CDS encoding DegT/DnrJ/EryC1/StrS aminotransferase family protein has product MENKLYLSAPHMSGNEQKYIQEAFDLNWIAPLGNNVNEFEKIIADYNSVAGASVVTSGTSAIHLALRLLGVEENDSIICSSLTFVASANPILYQGAKPIFIDSEPDTWNMCPEALRRALKRLNETNELPKAAIIVNLYGQPAKMEELIDICTDYEVSVIEDAAESLGSEYKGQKSGTFGDFGIFSFNGNKIITTSGGGALISNNKEALDKSRFLATQARDNALHYQHSELGYNYRMSNIVAGIGRAQLEILDLRVQQRRNVYKRYYEELSNLPGFYFMPELEGTKSNRWLTALTVDPNEAGVTSLDIIEALGEENIEARPVWKPLHLQPLFEGVPYYPHQENYSVSDKLFKYGLCLPSGSNMEAEDQERVISIIKELVKERN; this is encoded by the coding sequence ATGGAAAATAAACTATATCTCTCTGCACCTCATATGAGTGGTAACGAACAAAAATACATACAGGAAGCTTTTGATTTAAATTGGATTGCTCCCTTAGGTAATAACGTTAACGAGTTTGAGAAGATTATAGCTGATTATAATTCGGTCGCTGGAGCTTCTGTAGTTACATCAGGTACTAGCGCTATTCATTTAGCATTAAGATTATTAGGTGTAGAAGAAAATGATTCAATAATTTGTTCATCTTTAACATTTGTAGCTAGTGCTAATCCGATTCTTTATCAAGGTGCTAAGCCTATATTTATTGATTCCGAGCCGGATACTTGGAATATGTGTCCTGAGGCTTTAAGAAGAGCCTTAAAAAGATTAAATGAAACGAATGAACTTCCTAAAGCAGCTATAATAGTAAATCTTTATGGTCAGCCAGCAAAAATGGAAGAGCTTATAGATATATGTACAGATTACGAAGTTTCTGTAATTGAAGATGCAGCAGAATCATTGGGAAGTGAATATAAAGGGCAAAAGAGTGGCACTTTTGGGGATTTTGGAATTTTCTCTTTTAATGGTAATAAAATTATAACTACCTCTGGAGGAGGAGCATTAATCTCTAACAATAAAGAAGCCTTGGATAAATCTAGGTTTTTAGCCACACAAGCGAGAGATAATGCTCTCCATTATCAACACAGTGAACTGGGTTATAATTATAGAATGAGTAATATTGTGGCAGGTATCGGAAGAGCTCAATTAGAAATCCTTGATTTACGTGTCCAGCAACGGAGGAATGTATATAAGAGGTATTATGAGGAACTTAGTAATCTTCCAGGGTTTTATTTTATGCCTGAGTTGGAAGGAACCAAATCAAATAGATGGCTTACAGCTTTAACAGTAGATCCTAATGAAGCAGGCGTTACAAGCTTAGACATCATTGAAGCATTAGGTGAAGAAAATATAGAGGCCAGGCCTGTCTGGAAGCCTCTACATTTGCAACCCCTATTTGAAGGAGTGCCTTATTATCCTCACCAAGAAAATTATAGTGTCTCTGATAAACTATTTAAATATGGTTTATGTCTTCCTTCTGGTTCCAACATGGAAGCTGAAGATCAAGAAAGAGTTATTTCTATAATTAAAGAGCTAGTTAAAGAGAGGAACTAG
- the istA gene encoding IS21 family transposase: MVKYREILRLQAQGVTQRGIASSCGHSRNTVREVLKRAEEKGVCWPLDKDVTDLDLLSILFPEKKLPSDHRRKPDGEYIHKELAKSGVTLSLLWDEYSVQSRANNEIPYSYRQFCRFYNDYARKTKATMRIKRKPGEQLEVDWAGDTMHLTDHLTGEKIPAYIFVSVLPCSQYAYVEAFLSMNSESWITAHIHAFEFFGGIPRIIVPDNLKTGVTKSSRTEPIINPTYQEMAEHYQTTIIPARVSHPKDKPSVEVTVGHISTWIIASLRNQKFFTLIEVNKAIKEKLEEFNTKDFQKKSGNRQKAFLEEEKFALMPLPTSSYEMATWTTATVQPDYHIKADSKFYSVPYDYIKCTVDVRMTRTIVEVFYKNARIASHKRLSRYGDSFQTIPDHMPRKHQQYLELDKEYILKWGKSAGPFTLLTIEKILESYPTEKQGLKSTFGLIKLADKYSIERVEDACERILSYTPRPKLKSVQTILKTGQDKFDPKMVTKKSSERKNDSAYGFTRGANYYGGKNHDN, translated from the coding sequence GTGGTTAAGTATCGAGAGATATTAAGGCTTCAGGCACAAGGAGTCACTCAAAGGGGGATAGCTTCAAGTTGTGGACATTCCAGGAACACTGTAAGGGAAGTGCTAAAACGAGCGGAGGAAAAAGGTGTATGTTGGCCATTGGACAAGGATGTGACTGACTTAGATTTACTGTCCATTCTGTTCCCGGAAAAGAAACTTCCTTCCGATCATCGGCGCAAGCCAGATGGTGAATATATTCATAAGGAATTGGCGAAGTCAGGTGTCACTTTATCTCTATTATGGGATGAATACTCTGTGCAGAGCAGGGCGAATAATGAAATCCCATACAGCTATCGCCAGTTTTGCAGGTTTTATAATGACTATGCACGAAAAACGAAAGCTACCATGCGTATTAAAAGGAAACCTGGAGAACAGCTGGAAGTTGACTGGGCAGGGGATACAATGCATCTGACCGACCACTTAACTGGTGAGAAGATACCTGCGTATATTTTCGTTAGTGTTTTACCTTGTAGTCAGTATGCATATGTAGAAGCATTTTTGTCCATGAACAGTGAAAGCTGGATTACAGCTCATATTCATGCTTTTGAATTTTTTGGGGGAATCCCGAGAATTATCGTCCCTGATAACTTAAAAACTGGTGTAACGAAATCATCTCGTACTGAACCTATCATTAACCCGACTTATCAAGAGATGGCTGAACATTATCAGACAACTATAATCCCAGCACGAGTCTCTCACCCAAAAGATAAACCAAGTGTAGAAGTTACTGTAGGCCACATATCAACGTGGATTATTGCTTCTCTTCGTAATCAAAAATTCTTTACTCTCATAGAAGTTAATAAGGCAATAAAAGAGAAGTTAGAAGAATTCAATACTAAAGATTTTCAGAAAAAAAGTGGAAATAGGCAGAAAGCATTTTTAGAGGAAGAAAAGTTCGCTCTTATGCCTCTGCCTACTTCATCCTATGAAATGGCGACTTGGACAACGGCGACTGTCCAACCCGACTATCATATAAAAGCTGATTCTAAATTTTATTCTGTTCCTTATGATTATATCAAATGTACAGTAGACGTCAGAATGACTAGAACAATAGTAGAAGTATTTTATAAAAATGCACGGATTGCCTCCCATAAGAGATTAAGTAGATATGGGGATTCTTTTCAAACGATTCCAGATCATATGCCTAGAAAACACCAGCAATATTTAGAGCTTGATAAAGAGTACATTTTAAAATGGGGGAAGTCCGCAGGACCGTTCACATTATTAACCATTGAAAAGATTTTAGAAAGCTACCCAACTGAAAAGCAAGGCTTAAAATCAACCTTCGGTTTAATTAAGTTAGCAGATAAGTATTCCATTGAACGTGTCGAAGACGCCTGCGAAAGAATTTTGTCCTATACTCCAAGACCTAAACTCAAAAGTGTTCAGACCATTTTAAAAACGGGCCAGGATAAATTCGATCCTAAAATGGTGACAAAAAAATCTAGTGAACGAAAAAATGATAGCGCTTATGGTTTTACACGCGGTGCGAACTATTATGGAGGTAAAAATCATGACAACTGA
- the istB gene encoding IS21-like element helper ATPase IstB, whose product MTTDNTLIKLNEMRMTAMAEKFTEQLSNPEYQELSFEDRFGLLVDMEWSRRQNSKLDRLIKAAELRDTQACIEDIRYYSDRKLDKNQILRLATGSYIEEHHNIILMGASGNGKTYLGCAFGNAACRQFYKVKYTRLPDLLDELAIARGEGIYRKVMKKYKKVNLLILDEWLLTPLNDTEARDLLEIVEARHQQGSTIFCSQFDPRGWHEKIGESTLADAILDRIVHDSYNIVIDGEMSMRERYGLHQ is encoded by the coding sequence ATGACAACTGATAATACTCTAATAAAATTAAATGAAATGCGTATGACAGCAATGGCAGAGAAATTTACTGAACAATTAAGTAACCCTGAATATCAAGAATTATCATTTGAGGATCGTTTTGGATTACTGGTTGACATGGAATGGTCACGAAGACAAAATAGTAAACTCGATCGATTGATAAAGGCAGCTGAATTAAGAGACACTCAAGCATGTATTGAAGACATCAGGTATTACTCTGACCGGAAATTGGACAAAAACCAAATCTTGCGTTTGGCGACAGGTAGCTATATTGAAGAGCACCACAACATCATTCTTATGGGCGCCTCTGGAAATGGTAAAACATACTTGGGTTGTGCCTTTGGCAACGCAGCATGTCGGCAGTTTTATAAAGTGAAATACACCCGTCTCCCCGACTTATTAGACGAATTAGCCATCGCTAGAGGCGAAGGGATCTACAGAAAAGTAATGAAAAAATATAAAAAAGTTAACTTACTCATATTAGACGAATGGCTTCTAACACCTCTAAATGATACGGAAGCAAGAGACCTTCTAGAAATTGTGGAGGCACGTCACCAACAAGGATCCACTATTTTCTGTTCACAATTTGATCCGCGAGGATGGCATGAAAAAATAGGAGAAAGCACACTGGCTGACGCCATTCTCGATCGAATCGTTCACGATTCATATAATATTGTCATTGACGGAGAAATGTCGATGAGAGAACGTTACGGATTACACCAGTAA
- a CDS encoding YdcF family protein has protein sequence MNILEEPKARSTYENALLSKDIVKDNAFNSAIIVTSNYHSLRSKFTFEEV, from the coding sequence ATAAACATACTAGAAGAGCCAAAAGCAAGAAGTACATATGAGAATGCTTTATTATCTAAAGATATTGTAAAAGATAACGCATTTAATTCCGCCATAATAGTCACTAGTAATTATCATTCATTAAGAAGTAAGTTTACATTTGAAGAAGTATGA